A genomic window from Vitis riparia cultivar Riparia Gloire de Montpellier isolate 1030 chromosome 18, EGFV_Vit.rip_1.0, whole genome shotgun sequence includes:
- the LOC117906924 gene encoding putative calcium-binding protein CML19: MRREDAAASPACNSSPKSGSGKLSRRKGAACSQLQRVFRYFDKNGDGKISPEELQSCVRAVGGELSAKEAEAAVKSSDMDGDGKLGMEDFEMLMEANGEEEEKTKDLKEAFGMYEMEGSGCITPKSLKRVLSRLGESKTIEDCKVMIHMFDINGDGVLSFEEFSAMMR, translated from the coding sequence ATGAGAAGAGAAGATGCGGCTGCTTCTCCCGCTTGCAATTCGTCTCCAAAGTCTGGTTCTGGAAAATTATCCAGGAGAAAGGGAGCGGCATGCAGCCAGCTGCAACGGGTGTTCCGCTACTTTGACAAGAACGGGGACGGAAAAATATCTCCGGAGGAGTTGCAGAGTTGTGTAAGAGCAGTGGGAGGGGAGCTGTCAGCAAAGGAGGCAGAAGCGGCAGTGAAGTCATCGGACATGGACGGAGATGGGAAGCTGGGAATGGAGGATTTTGAGATGTTGATGGAGGCAAACggagaggaggaggagaagacaAAGGACTTAAAGGAGGCATTTGGGATGTATGAGATGGAGGGGTCAGGATGCATCACGCCTAAGAGTTTGAAGAGAGTGCTGAGTCGACTGGGTGAGTCCAAGACCATTGAGGACTGCAAAGTCATGATTCATATGTTTGATATCAACGGAGATGGCGTCCTCAGCTTTGAGGAGTTCTCCGCTATGATGCGCTAG
- the LOC117906923 gene encoding UPF0047 protein YjbQ, which translates to MQASLLSLGAKPPLTSHQIRVKSLYTPTSFNDPTDSTSMAAIPAPKWAQKTITLPPQRRGCHHITPKILKEIGQDLSGFKCGLAHLFIQHTSASLTINENYDSDVRDDTETFLSKIVPEGRSAPWKHTLEGPDDMPAHIKSSMFGCSLTIPITDGQLNMGTWQGIWLCEHRDRATARKVVVTLNGV; encoded by the exons ATGCAAGCCTCACTGCTGAGCTTGGGTGCAAAACCACCACTAACATCGCATCAGATCCGTGTGAAATCGCTCTACACTCCCACCTCCTTCAACGATCCTACAGATTCTACCTCCATGGCTGCTATTCCTGCTCCCAAGTGGGCCCAGAAGACCATCACTCTTCCTCCTCAGAGGCGAGGCTGTCACCACATCACCCCTAAG ATATTGAAGGAAATTGGGCAAGACTTGTCAGGATTCAAATGTGGCCTTGCTCATCTATTCA TTCAGCACACAAGTGCTTCTCTGactataaatgaaaattacGACTCGGACGTTCGAGATGACACTGAAACATTCCTCAGCAAAATAGTTCCAGAG GGAAGATCTGCACCTTGGAAGCATACACtggaag GTCCGGATGACATGCCAGCACACATCAAATCTTCAATGTTTGGTTGCAGTCTCAC GATTCCAATTACTGATGGACAGCTAAACATGGGAACTTGGCAG GGGATATGGCTGTGTGAGCACCGTGACCGTGCTACTGCACGCAAAGTCGTGGTCACCCTTAATGGAGTATAA